Below is a window of Candidatus Dependentiae bacterium DNA.
AAAAGCGGACGCTGAAAAAGCTAAAAAGACATTAGAAGAAGCTGGCGCTAAAGTTGAGTTGGCGTAAGCAAACGCTTTGAATGTAGTAAGTTGGAATCGCTATCAGTTTATTTTATTGGACATGTTTTCAATAAAAGCTGATAAAGAGTTGCATAGGGAGGAACAGCTGCATGTCTAACATGCGCATGGATAACGGTATCGTTCGGAAATCGTTTGGTAAAATTAAAGATATAGTACCAGTTCCCGATTTGATAGCTATACAATCAAAGTCCTTTAATGATTTTGCGCAGTTGGATTATCTTCCTGCAGAAAGACAATTAATTGGGCTTGAAAAAGTATTGAGAGATATTTTTCCTATCGATTACGAAGATAAGATGTCTCTTGAATATGTAAGCTATGAATTGGGCGAGTGGTCATGTACATGCGGCAAACTTAAAGGTATTGCAAATCGTTATACATGGAGCTGTTCTTCGTGTAAGAAATCTGATTGTTCACGCCTTGATGATCAGTTACATTGTACATTCTGCAAAAAGAAAACTGCACGTTATAAGACGTGCTCGAACTGTTTAGCACGTGTTACCGTGCAAATGGCTATGAACTTGGATGAATGCCGTTCAAGCGGACAAACATTCTCGATGCCATTAAAAATTAAAGTTCAGTTGATGACGTGGGATGTCGATGAAACTGGAAATAAGGTAGTTCGCGATATTAAAGAACAGGATATTTTCTTTGCAGATGTGCCAGTAATGGCAGATTTATATGAGGAAAACGGTGTTTTCAAAGTTGGTAATACCGGCACCTTCCTTATCAATGGCGTTGATCGCGTTGTTGTAAGTCAGCTGCATCGTTCTCCTGGAGTGGTGTTTACGCAAAGTAAAAAAGTAAAAGACTTGCGTGGACGCCCTTATTACATAGCGCGAATTATTCCAATGCGTGGATCTTGGCTTGATTTCGAATTTGATAGCAACGATCATCTTTATGTACGTATTGATAAAAAGAAAAAAATGTTGGTTACCACTTTCTTGCAGGCGCTTGGTGTTGCTCGTGAGAATGTTATCAAACTTTTTTATCCTTTTGATCATGTCTATTTTGCAAAAGATGAGTTTTATCGAATTGTTGATATCAATTTAATTGGTCAGCGACTTGAAAAAGGAATGCTCCCAGATAAAATCGGTGATGAATTTATCGGGGTTCGTGTTACTGAATCTCTTCTTGAGCGGCTTACGAAAGCGGGAATTGACAGAGTCTTGCTCAAAAAAGCGAGTTTGATTAATCGTGTTTTTGGTGCGGATGTTGTTGACCCTGAAACGGGTGAGATTCTTGCTGAACAAGGCCAATCGTTTACAGAAGAACATTATGAAAAATTCAGCCGACTAAAAAAATTAGAATTTGATTTAATTAGTGCGTCTGGTTATGTATTGCAGCCAACAGTAGCAATGACATTGCAACAGGATCGTTGCTATTCTGAAGAAGATGCTCTTAAAGAACTTCATTCTAAAATTTGGCCTGGTGATAGTTCATCAATTAAAGAAATTAAAGAACGTTTAGAAGCGATGCTATTCTCAAGCCGCTTATATGATCTGACTCGTGTCGGCCGTATACGTATGAATCGCAAACTCGGAATTGACGTCAATAAAGACGTTCATGTTCTGACAAAGGAAGATATTTTTGCGACGGTAAAATATCTCATTAATTTGCGTGAGCTTGGAGAAGGTGAGCTTGATGACATTGACCACTTGGGCAATCGTCGCGTTCGTCTCGTTGGTGAATTACTCACAAACCAAATTTATGTTGGATTCTTGCGCATTGAGCGTATCATTCGTGAACGCTTTAGAACGCAAGATGCACATACTGGCTTAATGCCTCAAGATTTGCTCAATATAAAACCACTTGGTGCTGTATTGCGTGAATTCTTTGGTACAGGGCAGCTTTCTCAGTTTATGGATCAAACAAATCCACTAGCTGAAATTGCGCATAAACGACGTCTTTCTGCCCTCGGGCCCGGTGGCGTGATGAAAGATCGTGCTACGTACGAAATTCGTGACGTACATACTTCCCACTACGGCCGTATTTGTCCTATCGAGACACCTGAAGGTCAAACTATTGGTTTGATTTCTTCGTTAGCAACGTATGCTTTGGTTAACGATCTAGGATTTATCGAAACGGCGTATCGTCCTGTACAAAAGGCGAAGGTTAAAGACGAAGTTATATTCTTGGATGCATTCCAAGAACAAAATAAGTATATTGCACAGGCAGATTTCGGCTTCCATCATGTTAATAAGGGGGAAGGTGCAAAAGTTGTCGCTCGTCATGAAGGTAACTTTTTGTATGAAGAACCCCAAAAAATCGATTACGCCGATTTATCTCCTAAGCAGCTGGTTTCTGTTTCTACTGCCTTGATTCCATTCTTAGAGCACGATGACGCAACCCGTGCACTTATGGGATCAAACATGCAACGTCAAGCGGTTCCTATTATTAGATGCCAATCACCACTTGTTGGTACTGGTATGGAGAAAGAAATCTGTAAGTCTTCAGGCGCTGTCTTAATGGCGCGTCGTCCTGGGCTTGTTGATTACGTTTCTTCTGAAAAAATAGTAGTACGCGCAGACGAAAGCGGCTTTGCAAATACAGAAGATTGGATAGCTAACGGTGTTGATGTTTACTATTTAAGAAAATATCAACGTTCAAGCTACAGTACCTGGATTCACCATACGCCACTCGTTAAACGTGGACAACGCGTTCAAACAGGCGATATTCTCTCTAATGCGCAAGCGATTAAAGAGGGTGAATTAGCGCTCGGTACAAATCTTCTGGTAGCATTTATGCCGTGGCACGGATACAACTTCGAGGACGCAATCGTTGTAAGTAAACGATTAGTTGCACAAGATGTACTTTCATCGGTTCATATTGATGAATACATTGTAGATGCAAGAGACACCAAGCTTGGGCCTGAAGAAATTACCAAAGATATTCCAAACGTAAGTGAAAATGCACTGGCTTGCCTAGATGAAGAGGGCATTGTACGTGTTGGTACTCGCGTTAAAGCTGGCGATATCTTAGTTGGTAAAGTAACACTCAAAGGTGATATTCAATATTCGCCTGAAGAGAAGTTATTGCGAGCAATTTTTGGTGAGAAATCACGAGAAGTTCGTGATACTTCATTACGCGTACCGCCTGGTGTTGAAGGTACTGTTATCGACGTAAAAGTATTCTCTAGAAGCGGTATTCGTAAGGATAAGCGCTACAAAGATATGGTTACGAAGTTAACAGAAAAACTTGAAGCTGAATTCCGTGAGCATAATGAATTTTTACAGCTTATGATTAGCGAAAAAATTCGAGCAATGCTTGCTGGCGTAGAAGCTGCAAATAAAACTTCTGCTAAGTTAGTTAAAAATAAGAAATATGATGAACAAGCGTTAGCTGGATTGCTTTTTGACGAGTTGATCGTTCTTCGTGCTGAAGATAAAAAGATCAATGAAACAATAGAGCACTTGCAGCATTCTTTTGAGAACCAAAAACGTATTTTGATTGGTTTGAAAGAAGAACGCATTAATAAGTTGAAACGCGGAGACCCATTGCCATCTGGTGTTATTAAGATGGTGAAAGTCTATATCGCAAGCAAACGTCACGTTTCAGTAGGTGATAAACTTGCTGGTCGTCACGGTAATAAAGGTGTGGTTTCTATCATTGTTCCACGCGAAGATATGCCTTACTTGGAAGACGGTACTCCTGTAGATATCGTTTTAAACCCAGTCGGTATCGTATCTCGTATGAACGTGGGACAAATCCTTGAAACAGCTTTAGGGCTTGTGGGCCGCGAAATTGGTAAGAAGTTCAATGTACTTGTTGCAGATGCTCAAGAAGCTGTATTGAAAAAAGAACTTGAACAATGCTACGGCAAGGAATTGGTTGCTTCTTACGAAGAACTTTATGGTAAAGAGGGAATTACCCAACTGGCTGAAAAAACAGCGCAAGAAGGGGTTCACTATAAGACGCCGGTGTTTGACGGTGCCTCACTCGACCTAGACGTTCGACCAATGTTGAAAGATGCAAACTTGCCGGATAACGGCTCATTTAGATTGCTTGATGGTAGATCTGGCGAATATTTTGATCAGCCAGTTACTGTCGGTTCAATTTACATGATGAAACTGAACCACATGGTTGAGGATAAGTTGCACGCTCGTTCTGTCGGGCCATACTCATTAGTTACGCAACAGCCTCTTGGCGGTAAAGCGCAAATGGGTGGCCAGCGTCTTGGAGAAATGGAAGTGTGGGCATTAGAAGCGTATGGCGCAGCATATACCTTGCAAGAGTTATTGACCTATAAATCTGATGACGTTAACGGTAGACCTAAAGTGTACGATGCAATCGTACGTGGCGAAAGAATTCCTGAGCCTGGATTGCCAGAAGCGTTTAACGTTTTAATCAAAGAACTCCAAAGTGTAGGGTTGCGAGTGGATCTGTTTAAGACTGGCAAGGAGGAAATCAGTGAGTAATCAGGTTTTAGAACGCTTTAGAGAATATATCAGCGGAACTCACTTTAACGCGATGAAGCTTGGGCTTGCATCGCCAGAGAAGATACGCTCGCTTTCTTACGGCGAAGTTAAAAAGATAGAAACGATTAACTATCGAACATTAAAGCCTGAACGCGATGGGCTTTTCTGTGCGCGCATTTTCGGTCCTGTAAAGGACTGGGAATGCAACTGCGGTAAATATAAGAGAATGAAACACCGTGGTGTAACGTGCGAAAAATGTGGGGTTGAAGTAATTCAATCACGCGTTCGCCGTGAGCGTATGGGGCACATCGAATTAGTAGCGCCAGTTGCTCACATTTGGTTCCTTAAAGGGATTCCAAGTTACTTGAGCCTTGTTTTTGATATGTCGGTTAAAGATCTTGAGCGTGTGATTTACTTTGATGCTTATATTATTATTAAGCAGGGAAAATCACCGTACCCAATTAAGACGCTTTTAACGAGTGGCGACTATGAGCGTTATATGGAAGCTCATCCGGAAGACACTGAGTTTAAAGCTGATATGGGTGCTGAAGCTATAAAAGAGATCCTTTCTGGCTTTGATTTAAACATTGAAGTTGCAAAACTAAAGCATGAATATGCAAAGGCGACCTCAGTAGCACTGCGTCATAAAATTATGCGCAGAATAAAAGTGCTTACTGGTCTCATCCAAGCCGATATTAAACCTGAATGGATGGTATTTGGCGTATTGCCTGTATTACCACCAGATTTGCGCCCATTGGTTCCTCTTGAAGGTGGTAGATTTGCTAGTTCAGATTTGAACGAGCTCTATCGCCGTGTTCTTAACAGAAATATTCGTCTACAGCGCTTGATGGAAATTGAAGCGCCGTCCGTTATTATTAAGAACGAAAAGCGCATGCTTCAAGAGTCGGTTGATGCATTGATCGATAATGGTCGTCGTGGACAACCGGTTCGCGGTACTAATCGCCGTCCTTTGAAATCGTTGAGCGAAATGCTTCGCGGTAAACAAGGTCGTTTCCGTCAGAACTTACTTGGTAAACGTGTTGACTATTCTGGTCGTTCAGTGATCGTTGTTGATCCTGAATTGAAGATGGATCACTGCGGCTTGCCAAAAATTATGGCACTTGAGCTTTTCAAGCCGTATATTTATGCAGGCTTGATGGAACGAGAATTAGCGCCAAACCTTCGTATAGCAAAAAGAATGGTTGAAGAGGGGGCACAAGAGATTTGGGATGTTCTAGAAGGCGTCGTAAAAGATCGCCCAGTTCTTCTCAATCGTGCACCGACGCTGCATCGTTTAGGTATTCAAGCGTTTTATCCGATCTTGGTCGATGGTAAAGCTATTAAAATTCATCCGCTCGTTTGTGCCGCGTTTAACGCAGACTTCGACGGTGACCAAATGGCAGTACACATTCCATTGAGCGATAAAGCACAAGAAGAATCAAAAACATTGCTTCTTTCAACAAAAAACATTCTTTCTGCTGCTAATGGTAAATCGGTCGCGGTTCCAAGTCAGGACATGGTTCTTGGCTTGCACTACATTACTAAAGTGCGTTGCAATGCTAAAGGCGAAGGCCTTTCTTTCTCGAGCGTGAGAGAAGTGATCACTGCCTATCAGCATGATCAAGTAGCATTACATGCGAAAGTTAAAGTTCGCCTGGCATCTGGTAAAATAGCTGAAACAACTACCGGTCGCGTCGTTCTTTATAACGCGCTTCCAGTTGGTGCCGATTTTAATTGGGTAAATAAAGTTATTGCCAAGAGTGATTTGACCAAAATGGTTGAGCGTATTTACTATCAGTTTGGTACGCAAGCAACCGTTGAATGTCTTGATAGAATTAAGAAATTAGGCTTCTACTACGCAACTCAAAGTGGCGTTTCTTTCTCTCTTGCAAACCTCATGGTTCCTAAACAGAAGAATGAGATTGTTGGCAAGGCAGAAAAGAGCGTTAAGCGTATTGAAGATCTTTATATGGATGGTGTTATCACCAATAGAGAACGTTACAACCAAGTTATTAGTATTTGGGGACATGCAACTGCTGATGTTGCAAAAGAAGTAACGCGTAATCTAGAGCAAGAAAACGATTCTGCATTCTTGAATAAAGATAAAGAATTTAAGCCATTTAACCCGATTTTCATGATGCTTGATTCTGGAGCCCGTGGTTCTAAGGATCAAATTAAGCAGCTTGTTGGTATGCGTGGATTGATGTCTACTCCAACGGGCGAAATTATGGAAACACCGGTAAAGAGTAACTTCAAAGATGGATTAAACGTTTTTGAATACTTTGTATCTACTCACGGAGCTCGTAAAGGTCAGTCCGATACGGCGCTTAAAACAGCAAACTCTGGTTATTTGACTAGAAGACTTGTTGACGTTGCGCAAGACGTGGTCGTTACGATGGCCGATTGTAAATCACTTGGTTATGTTGAACTTGAAGATCTTAAAGAGGGTGGAGACACGCTTCTTTCTCTCTCAAGCAGAACGTATGGCCGTATTGTTGCAATCGATATCAAAGACCGCGTAAGTGGGCAACTTCTTTTCAAACAAGGCGATTTGGTACGTAGAGATGATGTTGATAAAATTGCAAATTCTGCAGTAGCTAAAATACCGGTTCGTTCGGTGCTTACGTGCCAAGCGAAGCGTGGAATTTGTTCAATGTGCTACGGTCTTGACCTTTCTAAAGGTAGACTTGTAGACGTTGGCACAACCGTTGGTATTATTGCAGCGCAATCGATCGGTGAACCTGGTACACAGCTGACCATGAGAACGTTCCACTTTGGTGGTACTGCTTCTGGTACGGGTGAACAGTCATCTATTGTTACAAAACACGCTGGTATTATTCAACTCCGTGGTGTTCGTACCCTTGAAAATCGTGATGGTAAAGCGGTCAATATGAGCCGTAAATCGCGATTGGTGGTTACTTCGCCCGATGGTCGTGAATTGCAACAGCATGAACTAGAATATGGCACCACATTGCTTGTTGAAGATAAACAAGAAGTAAAAGTTGGTACCGTTCTTGCTGAGTGGGATCCAAACAGTCGCGTGGTCTTAACGGAGCGTGCTGGTAAGGTACAATATGTTGATTTAGTACAGAATGTTACGGTTCAAGATATTTTTGATGAAGCAACAAATAAATCGTCAAAGATTGTTCTTGAGCATAAAAATGATAAGTATCAACCTGCAATCAACATCGTTGATGATGAAGGCAATGAACTAGCCTCGTATTACCTACCTCCTGCTTCCTATCTTGTTGTTGAAGATGGTCAGCGAGTGAGTGTTGCAGACGTGCTTGTGAAAATGCCTCGAGAAATTTCAAAAACCAAAGATATCGCGAGTGGTTTGCCGCGTATTGCTGAGCTCTTTGAAGCTCGAGTACCGAAAGACCCAGCTATTATCTCCGATATCGATGGTGAAGTGGTATTTGGTGGCTTGCATCGTGGTTTGCGTAAAGTGACGGTAAGCAATGGTTATGAAACCCATGACTATTTTGTACCGCGCGGTAAGCAGATTATGGTGATGAATGGCGATAAAGTAAGCGCTGGCGATCCTCTTACAACAGGAACTCCAGTTCTTCACGATATCTTGCGCATCATGGGCCCTGAAGTATTGCAAAAATATCTCGTAAATCAGATTCAAGAGATTTATTTGCTGCAAGGTGTTGATATTAACGATAGACACGTTGAATTAATTGTTCGACAAATGTTGCGTAAAATCCGCATTGTTGAACCAGGTGATTCAGACTTCTTAGTAGGTGATCGCGTTGATCGCATTCACTTTAAAGCAGTCAACAGTCTCCTTCAAGCTGAAGGTAAGAAAGTTGCTTCAGGTAAACCTACGCTCATGGGTCTGACCCTTGCATCGTTGGATACAGAAAGCTTTATTTCTGCCGCTTCGTTCCAGGAAACAACTAAAATCTTAGCTGCTGCGGCAGTTGAGGGACAAGTTGATTACTTGTACGGATTGAAAGAGAACGTAATCATTGGTAAATTAATTCCTGCTGGTACTGGCGTAGTTCAGTTCAAAGATAAGTACTTAGGTACCGATGAACATGATTTTGAACGTCAGGCCCGCATCGAAGAAATGAATGAAATGCAAAGAATAAGAGAATCGTAAAATAACGTGTAGGCGCGTAGCTCAGTGGTAGAGCATTGCTTTGACGTAGCAAGGGTCAACGGTTCAATCCCGTTCGCGCCTACCAGTAAAACGATCAACTAGAGTAAAGGTTTATCCATGGCGGAAGTTACAAAAAATTCGATAATTGAAAAAAATCGTAAACATGCAAACGATACAGGTTCTGCAGAAGTTCAAATCGCGCTTCTTACAGATCATATTAATCGTTTGACAGAGCACTTTGATAGTCACAAAAAAGACTATTCATCTAAACGTGGTTTGCTTAAGAGTGTTAACAAAAGACGTAGATTCTTAGAATATCTTAAGCACAATGATGAAGAACAATATAAAGCGTTAGTCGGACGTTTGAATCTCAGATAAATTATAATAAGTTCAACAATCGCTTTACTATAAACGATATAAGGTCAAAATAAATGGTAAAAAAATTTAGGTTAGAAGAGTTTGGATACGAAGTAACCCTCAACAAATTTGCCCAACAAGCTGACGGAGCTGTGTGGTTTGCACAAGGTGGTACCGTCATATTGGCAACCGTTGTTTCCGCTCCCTCGCCGGAGTTTCCAGGCTTTTTACCATTGACGGTTGATTATCGTGAGCAGTTTGCTGCTGCAGGTAAAATTCCGGGTGGCTATTATAAGCGCGAAGGAAGATTTACCGATAAAGAGATTTTGACCGGCCGTCTTATCGACCGCGCAATTCGTCCACTCTTTCCGGAAAATTACTTTAACCAAATTCAAAGTTTGGCAACCGTTTATTCTGTTGATAAAGAACATTCTCCGCACACTATTTCTCTCATTGCGATGTCGTTAGCGCTTACCATTTCCAAAATCCCTTTCATGGGCCCAGTTGGAGCGGTGGAAGTTGCTCGCGTGAATGGTGAATGGATTTTTAATCCTACCTATTCGCAAACAAAAGAATCTGATGTGAAAATTATCGTCGCGGGAACAGCAGAAGGTATTTGTATGGTGGAAGGTTGCACCAGCGAAATTTCTGAAGAGCAATTCCTAGATGTTCTTTTCAAAGCACATGAAAAAATTAAAAAGCAAGTTGCATGGCAAGAAGAAATTTGCCGTGAAGTTGGCGTGATGAAAGAAAGCATTGCCGACGGTATTGCATGGGCTGAGTGGAAAGAACAAATTGAAGTGTTCTTGACGCCTGATAAAGTTTCAGCATGCTTCATCTCTGATAAAATTAAACGTGATCAAGTGATGTCGCTTCTTTATGATCAAGCAAAAGCACATTTTGAGCCACTTGCTCAAGAGAAAAAAGTTTCTATGGCAGTTGTCGATTATGTTTACGACAACGTTCTTAAAGAAAAAATTACCCGCCTTATTTTTGAAAAAGGGCAACGTCTTGATGAACGAGATTTTGATCAAGTTCGTCAGATTTCAGTAGAAGTTGGCCTCTTGCCGTTTGCACACGGATCAGGTTTATTCAAACGTGGTCGCACACAAGTTCTTGCAAGCGTAACAATGGGTGGCGGTCAGGATGAACAAAAAGTTGAAGATCTCATGGGCAATACGATCGAAAAATCGTTCATGCTTCATTATAACTTTCCATCATTCTCTGCTGGTGAAGTTCGCCCAAATCGCGGACCAGGTCGCCGCGAAGTTGGCCACGGTTATCTAGCTGCATCGGCACTGAGCCCAATGCTTCCAGATAAAGAACAATTTCCTTATACGATTCGTGTTGTAGCTGATGTTCTTGAATCAGATGGTTCAACCTCTATGGGAACTGTTTGTAGTTCAACAATGGCACTTATGAATGCCGGTGTTCCAATTCGCAAAATGGTCAGCGGAATTGCTATGGGATTGCTCGGCAGCCCAACTGGTAAATTCCAAGCGTTGACCGATATTAACGGCACTGAAGATGCGTACGGATTAATGGATTTTAAAGTAGCTGGTACCCAAGAAGGTATTACCGCTATCCAAATGGATATCAAATACAAAGGTGGATTATCGCGCTCAGTATTTGAAGCTGCTCTTGAGCAAGCTAAAAAAGGTCGTTTGCACATTTTGCGCGAAATGCAAAAAGTAATGACAACGCCAAATCCATTATCAGATTTAGTACCAAAAGTTATTATGTTCAAAGTTGCAACCGATAAAATCGGCGCGATTATCGGTACAGGTGGCAAAGTTATTCGTGATATTATCGATAAAACTGGCACCACGATCGATATCGAAGATGATGGCTTGGTTAAAATCTACGGTGGCCCTGATGCTAAAGTTGAGCAAGCAATTAACTGGGTTAAATTGCTTGGCGGCTTGATCGAGAAGGGTAGTGTCCACGAAGGCAAAGTTAGACGTGTTGCTGAATTCGGACTCTTTGTTGAGTTGGTTCCTGGCCAAGACGGATTGGTACATATTTCTATGATTCCACGCGAAAAACAACGCGATCTGCAGCGTGAATATCCGATCGATAGCGACGTTAAAGTAGAAGTTGTTGATTACGATCCAGCGACCGGCAGAATCCGTCTAAAATTGCTTGATCAATAAAAAAACTGTAGAGAGGGCCGCGCATATGCATCGTTCGTATCAGCGGCTTTCTCATCAGGTTCGCCCTACTCGGATTACTTATAATGTTTTTGATTATGCAGACGGCTCGGTTTTACTTGAAATAGGCAAAACGCGTGTCATTTGCGGCGTAACGTTATCTTCTGGCGTGCCACATTTTCTTAAAGGCAAGCAGCAAGGTTGGCTAACGGCTTCCTATTCTCTGTTACCCACGTCTACAAAAAATCGTATTGAGCGAGAAAGTGCTGCAAAGCGCAATGAACGTTCGGTGGAAATTTCTCGTCTTATTGGCAGATCTTTACGCACTATCATTAAATTCTCTATTCTTGGTGAACGCACTATCAATGTTGATTGTGATGTGCTACAAGCTGATGGTGGTACGCGTGCTGCGTGTATAACCGCCGCAAGTATTGCACTTCGCCTTGCACAAAATCGTTGGCTTTCCCAGCAGTTGATTAAAGAACCGATCATGAGCGATGAGATTGCCGCATTATCGGTTGGTGTTCAAAACGGTAACTGCTTGGTAGATTTAGATTTTGCTGAAGATAGTAAAGTTGCAGCCGATTTCAATTTCGTATTCACTAAATCTGGCAAAATTATTGAGATTCAAGGAACTGCAGAGCGTGAACCACTTTCTTGGCACGAAATAGAAGCGATGAGCGCGCTTGCTTGGCAAGGAACGCAAACACTTTTTGAATTGTGCCCCGTTCCAGTTTCTGATGTAAAATCGGCCGAAACACTTGGGCAAAAAATTCTCGAGCAAAATTTCTAAACGAGAGATGTTGCATGAATCTTACCTCTTTTATGCGCACGATCGATCAGGCGCAGATCTATCAAGATCATGCAATTCTTGCACTTAAGGCACCCGAATATCCGCTTCTTTTTTCCAGTGCATTACTCAAAAAAATAAAACAACAAAGCGCATTAGAATGCGTTATGCTCGATCTTGAGCAGCGGGAAGATGCGAGCTTAAAGGCGGAGCTTTCCGTTGGTTTTTTAGGGCAACGTGTTCTTTATTGGCTGGGTGATTTGAGTCGTCTAGAAAATAAACGACACAAAGTGCTGCTTCAGTTTCTTTCTTCCTATCGTGGGCCGCATTTAATTGTTTTTTATAGCGATCTGTTTGAATCTTCATCAAATCAACAATTAATTATCGAACTTAAAGAAAAAATCACGCGTGAAGAGCTATCCTCGCTCGCAGTTTGCTTGATGGGCTCTACCGACACAAAGCATCTTGATGCACTTTTAACGCAGCATGAAACATAT
It encodes the following:
- a CDS encoding polyribonucleotide nucleotidyltransferase — translated: MVKKFRLEEFGYEVTLNKFAQQADGAVWFAQGGTVILATVVSAPSPEFPGFLPLTVDYREQFAAAGKIPGGYYKREGRFTDKEILTGRLIDRAIRPLFPENYFNQIQSLATVYSVDKEHSPHTISLIAMSLALTISKIPFMGPVGAVEVARVNGEWIFNPTYSQTKESDVKIIVAGTAEGICMVEGCTSEISEEQFLDVLFKAHEKIKKQVAWQEEICREVGVMKESIADGIAWAEWKEQIEVFLTPDKVSACFISDKIKRDQVMSLLYDQAKAHFEPLAQEKKVSMAVVDYVYDNVLKEKITRLIFEKGQRLDERDFDQVRQISVEVGLLPFAHGSGLFKRGRTQVLASVTMGGGQDEQKVEDLMGNTIEKSFMLHYNFPSFSAGEVRPNRGPGRREVGHGYLAASALSPMLPDKEQFPYTIRVVADVLESDGSTSMGTVCSSTMALMNAGVPIRKMVSGIAMGLLGSPTGKFQALTDINGTEDAYGLMDFKVAGTQEGITAIQMDIKYKGGLSRSVFEAALEQAKKGRLHILREMQKVMTTPNPLSDLVPKVIMFKVATDKIGAIIGTGGKVIRDIIDKTGTTIDIEDDGLVKIYGGPDAKVEQAINWVKLLGGLIEKGSVHEGKVRRVAEFGLFVELVPGQDGLVHISMIPREKQRDLQREYPIDSDVKVEVVDYDPATGRIRLKLLDQ
- the rph gene encoding ribonuclease PH, translating into MHRSYQRLSHQVRPTRITYNVFDYADGSVLLEIGKTRVICGVTLSSGVPHFLKGKQQGWLTASYSLLPTSTKNRIERESAAKRNERSVEISRLIGRSLRTIIKFSILGERTINVDCDVLQADGGTRAACITAASIALRLAQNRWLSQQLIKEPIMSDEIAALSVGVQNGNCLVDLDFAEDSKVAADFNFVFTKSGKIIEIQGTAEREPLSWHEIEAMSALAWQGTQTLFELCPVPVSDVKSAETLGQKILEQNF